CATGCCTGTTCCTCCAGCCGTTATGATCTCCTCGCCGGGTTGGATGAGCCCGGCTTCGGTTGCGATGAGCATTATTTCGACGCATACCTTCATCCCCTCGCAGAATCTGCATAGGGCCGTCTGCATCTCTTTGGGGAACTCATATTTGACGTCGAGGGCAGAGCATGCATTATGCCCCTTTTCCCTCAACCTCTCCTTCAAACTGGTTGGGAAGAAGTTGCGTCCTTGGAAACCATCTAGGTTTACAATGGTCATCCTGATTGGCGTGCCGCTAAGAATCTCGAGCGCTTTTCCCGCTGAGAAGCCTGTAACTGAGGCTATAACAACGTCTCTTATCCCGCTGGCCAAGGCTCTCTCCTTAACCAGTTTGAGGGTGGCTTCGGTGTTATGTCTACCTCCTGACTCGAAGTAGACTGTTTTCATCTCCATGAACATTTCATAAGATAGGAGTATGATTTATGTTTTGGGGCTTTTGTGGGCTGGTTTCAAATGTTTCCAATGTAAAAGGCGATTAGCCCAAGAGCCATCCAAGCCAGCGTTGCATTCTTGATCTTCTTGGCATTTTCTCTAGTAGGATTCTTTAATAGCTTGAGAGAAGAGGCGATGAAGCCTATGTCCGCCGCTATCACAGGCGGAATGAACCATAATGTGACGAGTGGCGGGTTTAAGATAAGCGGCAATGGGCTTAGGATTACGGCTGACATGTAGAAAGCTGAGCCTAAATATGCGGCGGCTCTTGGCCCGTGTGAGACCGCAAACGTCCTTATCCCCTCAGCCTCATCGCCTGCCACGTCAACTATACCCTTTACAATTTCACGCCCAGTATTCGATAGGAAAGCCATGGCCGTGAAGATTAAGGCCTTTAGGCTTAGGCCACTAGAGGACACATAGCCACCATAGATGAATGGTATCGCCACACATGCGCTTACCAGGAAATTTCCAGGCAGACCAGTTCTCTTACCCTTCGTCGCGTAAGTGATGGATACGATGAGCGATGCGGCGGCGATTAGGAGGCATTCATGCGAAGTAATGTACGCCGCTGCCAGCCCCAGTGTTGATAGTATCGCTGCGAAGATTAGGCTTTCCTCAGCCTTGATTGTGCCGCTGGGTATAGGTCGGCTCGGCTCATTAATCCTGTCAATCTCCCTGTCATAATAGTCGTTTATAGCCATTGAGGCGCTTGTTAGGCTGAAGGCCGTGATGAAGCCTAGAAGGATTTTTGGAATGAGTTCGGGCATCGGCTGCTGGATTGAGAGTGAAGCGCCTACAATAACTGCGAAGCCCATCATAAACCCATTTGGGGGGCGCATCAGCCTTAGAAGGCCAGCTAGTTTTCGCATCACCCAGCCCTGCAAATTCATCTTCACATTAGAATGATCTTATAGAAGATAATACTTCTTCTCACACTCATCCTATTTCAGGAATTCAAATCCAGAGGGTTAAATATTATGAAGACGCTTAAGCATTCCGAACTCGTCGAAATGCATCTCTTTAAGATTGCCTATAACTTCTATCCTATCCCTTAGAGTCGGCTCCGACTCTACGATCTTTAGCAGAGACTCGGAGATCCATAGACGCTCAAGCTCCATCGTGTTCCTTACCCTGACAACCTTTGCTTCCTTAGGATCTACTGGTCCGCAGGTATGCAGTGCCGCGGCTATGGCATCTCTTTCCGTTGGGAGAAAAATGGGTATTTTTGCAACTTCAGGATGGCCGGATGTTAATGCGTTTATATATGTAGTCTGGAAGTCAATCTTTTTGAATACAGTCTCAGTGGTGAAGTCGGCTAAGCCTATGCCCAGTGCGTTTCCATGCGTCTTCTCGGTTAGCCCTAAGACAACGATCCTTCTTATCATAGGCGCGTTTGGATCGGATTCTCCTGGAAGCCAGAACCTTCCAGTAACATTCGTGTCCATACCCATCCCACTTACATCCTTTCCAATCTCATCAACTATGAGCACATCTATCTCCTTGAAGGGAAGCCTGCCCATTAATGCCTTCGCCTCTTCTAGAAGTCTCTCCTCCTCTGTCTCAAACATTTCAGGCTCGACGGCTTTGATCTTGGCTATCTCATGGCAGGAGTTTTCAAGTATAGCTAACCCAAGGATCACGGGGGCCTTCCTCAAGACTAGCTTGGCCGCCTCGGGAAGGATCTTGTGGTAGCCCTCTCTATAGAAGCGATGTATCGTCTCCGCTCCCTTCTGTTTTCCAAGCCCTATAGCCAGCATCTTCATCAATCCGCTCTCAATTCTACCCTTAAAGTCTGTGTGAGGCTTAACCCTTGCCACGACAATTATTCCGTCAGCCTTCAATGCGTTCCGGTCGATGTAAACTGGCACCCCACCACCAACTTTTCCAATAACCTCAACATCCATGCTAGAAACTATCGGCGCACCCACGCTTTCCGCAGTTATCCCAAGATCCCTTAGCAATGCCACCTGCCCCTCTGCAGTTGCGCCCCCATGGCTCCCCATAGCTGGTACAAGAAACGGTTCTCCGCCTACCTTTCTAACCTCCTCGACAACTATTCGGAGGATCTCGCTATAATGCGCTATCCCACGGCTGCCCGCGGTGATGGCTATTCTTGCTCCTGGCCGTATTCTCTCCTTAAGGTTTGCTCCCCTCAACTCCATTCTTATCTTTTCGGCGTAGTCTTCAAGCCTGATGAGTTGAAATTTCTGTTTAACCTCAATCATCCTTGGAAAAGTCATGTCGGGATATAGCATTTCCGCACCCCAATAGATGCATCAATAATGGTTTCTGCAGGCTCAATATAACATTGACTACTATATTATGTAATTTGGAGAGTGAGGATCATCACAATTTATAAGTTGCTGGCGTAGATAGAGTTGACGGACCAATGGTCGGGAAAAAGAGTGATCAGTTTGGTTCAAGTATCAGCTAATCCCTTCGGCGATTTTAGGTTGGAGTGCCGAAGACTCTTGGAAAAGGCATTTATTGAGGAGTTTGCAGGCCAGGAGATCCCAAATATTGGTTTGGATTTGCCCCCAAGCCCGCAGTTCGGTGAGCTCAGCTCATCCCTATGCTTCGATCTGGCAAGAAGGCTGGGTGCAGACCCTATGAAGGTTGCTGAGCTGTTGGCGAAGGGGGTGGAGCATTCTTTAGCGTCCACTGGCTCTAGTTTAGTTCGCGCCGTCAAGGCTGAGGGGGGCGGATACATTAACTTCTATGCGAATTTTTCGAGACTTGCGGATCTAACTCTTAACTCGGTGAGAGCTCTAGGGGACGAGTATGGTTATGTGAGGACTGATCAGCCGCTTAGGGTGATAGTTGAGCATACAAGCGCGAATCCCATTCATCCTCTACACATAGGTCATGGAAGGAATTCCCTACTTGGAGATTCGTTGGCACGCATACTTGAGGCTAGAGGGCACAGAGTCTCCAAACATTTCTACATTGATGATATGGGACGCCAATCAGCCATTATAGCGCTTGGATACAAGATGCTTGGTCAGCCTAAGCCTGAGGGTAAGGCTGACCATTTTATTGGAGCGATATACTCGATTTCAAGCTGCCTCCTAGAGATAAGGAGGCTGAAGGGAGAGATTGAGAAGGCTAAGTCTCTACAAGCCTCAGATGAGAAGATATTAGAGCTTCAAAGGAGGATGGATGACTGGATCTCAGCGGCTGCGCAATTGAAGGAGAGATTCCCAAAACTTTTTGAGGATCTTCTCGGGAAGATCACCGCCGCTGAGAATCCTGAACTCGAGGTGAATCTACTGCTTAGGGAGTATGAAGCCTGCAAGGATTATGCACGGAATCTTATACGAAGCATCTCTACCCTATGCCTTCAAGGGTTTAAAGAGACTCTTTCCAGAGTTGATATTCTTATTGATTCTTGGGATTGGGAGAGCGATTTCGTCTGGAGCGGGAATGTGAGCCGATATTTTGATGCCCTTAAGAGGACTCCATATGTAGGGTTTGATGGGAGTGTTTTCGAATTTTACGCTGACGCCGTTGTCCAATCGTTCGGGCTTAGGGAAGAGCTGGGTCTTAAAAAGAATTATGAGGTTCCCTCATTAACGTTGGGCAGATCAGATGGCACAACGCTTTACACTACAAGGGACATCGCCTACACGATTTGGAAGTTCGGTCGGGCAGACTGGGTTATCAACGTTATTGGGATGGAGCAGAGTCTTGCGCAGCTCCAGCTTAAGCTCGCACTTTACGCTTTAGGCAGGGTTGACGAGGCTAGGAGACTGACACATTTCTCATATAATCTTGTCACATTTCCCGGGCAGAGAATATCGGCAAGGAGAGGGAGGTTTCTAAGCTTCGATGAGGTCATAGATGAAGCTGTTGAGAGGGCTTATGTTGAAGTTTCTAAGCGCTCCCCAGACCTCTCAGAGGGGAATAAACGTGAGATCGCCGAGGCAGTCGGCATAGGAGCGGTCAAATACGCTCTAGTGGGGACTGACCCGCAGAAACCAGTCACCTTCACATGGGACAGGGTTCTTGATTTCGAGAGGAACAGTGGCCCCTACATACAGTACTCACATGCAAGGGCCTGCAGTATTCTTAGAAGGGCAAGATTCTTGGCTGAGGAGGCTGACTTTAACCTTTTGAATGAACCTGTAGAACGCGATCTAGTTCTCCTTATCTCACGTTTTCCAGACGTTTTCATAGACGCGGCGGAGAACCTTAAGCCTCACGCCATCGCCGACTTCGCCAATACATTAGCCGATAAGTTCAACACTTTCTACGCCTATTTGCCAGTAATAAGGGCGGAGCCGAGCGAGCTTCGCAGCGCTAGGCTGATGCTTGTCGAGGCCGTGAAAACGGTCCTAAAGAATGCGCTCTCTCTTCTTGGAATTAAGGCTCCAGAACGTATGTAGGGGCTGAAGAATCGATGGATGGCGGAACAGGATTTTCACTTGAGCGGCACATACATGCTGCTGCGGCTGGCTCCGATTCCCGGAGTTCCATGCTTGACAGGCTTATTAGTTATGGCGAATTCGCCTAAATAATGTCCTATCATCTCAGGTCTTATCGTAACCGGGACAAATTCCTTCCCATTATGAACGTGGATCGTCATGTTAACCATTTCTGGAAGTATAACCATGTCTCTTGCATGGGTCTTTATCGGCTTCGGCTGGACCCCTCTTTCTATAAGCTCTCTTGCCTGTCTAATCT
The Candidatus Bathyarchaeota archaeon genome window above contains:
- a CDS encoding 30S ribosomal protein S19, which codes for MPREFTYRGYTLENLLSLSMDEFINLLPSRQRRSLLRGLTDEQRKVLEKIRQARELIERGVQPKPIKTHARDMVILPEMVNMTIHVHNGKEFVPVTIRPEMIGHYLGEFAITNKPVKHGTPGIGASRSSMYVPLK
- a CDS encoding geranylgeranylglycerol-phosphate geranylgeranyltransferase → MQGWVMRKLAGLLRLMRPPNGFMMGFAVIVGASLSIQQPMPELIPKILLGFITAFSLTSASMAINDYYDREIDRINEPSRPIPSGTIKAEESLIFAAILSTLGLAAAYITSHECLLIAAASLIVSITYATKGKRTGLPGNFLVSACVAIPFIYGGYVSSSGLSLKALIFTAMAFLSNTGREIVKGIVDVAGDEAEGIRTFAVSHGPRAAAYLGSAFYMSAVILSPLPLILNPPLVTLWFIPPVIAADIGFIASSLKLLKNPTRENAKKIKNATLAWMALGLIAFYIGNI
- a CDS encoding DUF362 domain-containing protein; this encodes MLYPDMTFPRMIEVKQKFQLIRLEDYAEKIRMELRGANLKERIRPGARIAITAGSRGIAHYSEILRIVVEEVRKVGGEPFLVPAMGSHGGATAEGQVALLRDLGITAESVGAPIVSSMDVEVIGKVGGGVPVYIDRNALKADGIIVVARVKPHTDFKGRIESGLMKMLAIGLGKQKGAETIHRFYREGYHKILPEAAKLVLRKAPVILGLAILENSCHEIAKIKAVEPEMFETEEERLLEEAKALMGRLPFKEIDVLIVDEIGKDVSGMGMDTNVTGRFWLPGESDPNAPMIRRIVVLGLTEKTHGNALGIGLADFTTETVFKKIDFQTTYINALTSGHPEVAKIPIFLPTERDAIAAALHTCGPVDPKEAKVVRVRNTMELERLWISESLLKIVESEPTLRDRIEVIGNLKEMHFDEFGMLKRLHNI
- a CDS encoding arginine--tRNA ligase, which gives rise to MVQVSANPFGDFRLECRRLLEKAFIEEFAGQEIPNIGLDLPPSPQFGELSSSLCFDLARRLGADPMKVAELLAKGVEHSLASTGSSLVRAVKAEGGGYINFYANFSRLADLTLNSVRALGDEYGYVRTDQPLRVIVEHTSANPIHPLHIGHGRNSLLGDSLARILEARGHRVSKHFYIDDMGRQSAIIALGYKMLGQPKPEGKADHFIGAIYSISSCLLEIRRLKGEIEKAKSLQASDEKILELQRRMDDWISAAAQLKERFPKLFEDLLGKITAAENPELEVNLLLREYEACKDYARNLIRSISTLCLQGFKETLSRVDILIDSWDWESDFVWSGNVSRYFDALKRTPYVGFDGSVFEFYADAVVQSFGLREELGLKKNYEVPSLTLGRSDGTTLYTTRDIAYTIWKFGRADWVINVIGMEQSLAQLQLKLALYALGRVDEARRLTHFSYNLVTFPGQRISARRGRFLSFDEVIDEAVERAYVEVSKRSPDLSEGNKREIAEAVGIGAVKYALVGTDPQKPVTFTWDRVLDFERNSGPYIQYSHARACSILRRARFLAEEADFNLLNEPVERDLVLLISRFPDVFIDAAENLKPHAIADFANTLADKFNTFYAYLPVIRAEPSELRSARLMLVEAVKTVLKNALSLLGIKAPERM